From a single Actinomyces viscosus genomic region:
- a CDS encoding phosphotransferase: MTGPLSQSQFDVLYALLRAEAALTQRQVQESTGMSLGRVNAAVRECEAAGYIQERHLTEAGRAALEPYRVDNAVIMAAGLSQRFAPISYERPKGMLRVRDEVLVERQIRQLHEAGITDVTIVVGYKKEYFFYLAEQFGVRIVVNDDYVSRNNNGSLWLVRDILANTFICSSDDYFTDNPFESHVYKAYYSAQYVAGPTEEWCITTGPGERITDIEVGGADTWIMLGHVYFDRAFSTTFRRILEEVYDLPETAPKLWEAIYIEHVKELDMVMRRYPEGMINEFDSVDEIRSFDPKFIENVDSEVFDHISEALGCRKTDISGFYPLKQGLTNLSCHFTVDGNEYVYRHPGVGTEEIVDRHAEAAGLRLARDLGLDTTFVADDDVRGWKIARFVPGARNLDISNADELRQAMRMARSLHTSGKALERDFDYIQEALRYEQLVERHHPIDVPDYVELRAKVMRLKVAADADGFERVPSHNDFFPPNFLVAADGHIDLIDWEYAGMSDVASDFGTLVVCTQMSVARADEAIVGYFDRAPTAGERRHFWSYVVFAGWCWYVWALAKEAEGDDAGEAIFTYYRHVTDYVDALLSWYEDGEEAVPEVFADI; encoded by the coding sequence ATGACAGGCCCTCTGTCGCAGTCACAGTTCGACGTGCTCTACGCCCTCCTGCGGGCCGAGGCCGCCCTGACCCAGCGCCAGGTCCAGGAGTCCACCGGCATGTCCCTGGGACGCGTCAACGCCGCCGTCCGCGAGTGCGAGGCGGCCGGTTACATCCAGGAGCGTCACCTGACCGAGGCGGGCCGGGCAGCCCTGGAGCCCTACCGGGTGGACAACGCCGTCATCATGGCGGCAGGACTGTCGCAGCGCTTCGCCCCGATCTCCTACGAGCGCCCCAAGGGCATGCTGCGCGTACGCGACGAGGTCCTGGTCGAGCGGCAGATCCGCCAGCTGCACGAGGCCGGCATCACCGACGTGACGATCGTCGTCGGCTACAAGAAGGAGTACTTCTTCTACCTGGCCGAGCAGTTCGGCGTGAGGATCGTCGTCAACGACGACTACGTCTCACGCAACAACAACGGCTCCCTGTGGCTGGTGCGCGACATCCTGGCCAACACCTTCATCTGCTCCTCCGACGACTACTTCACGGACAACCCCTTCGAGTCGCACGTCTACAAGGCCTACTACTCGGCCCAGTACGTGGCGGGCCCCACCGAGGAGTGGTGCATCACGACCGGCCCCGGCGAGCGGATCACGGATATCGAGGTCGGGGGCGCCGACACCTGGATCATGCTCGGCCACGTCTACTTCGACCGGGCCTTCTCCACGACCTTCCGGCGCATCCTGGAAGAGGTCTACGACCTACCCGAGACGGCTCCCAAGCTGTGGGAGGCGATCTACATCGAGCACGTCAAGGAGCTCGACATGGTCATGCGCCGCTACCCCGAGGGCATGATCAACGAGTTCGACTCGGTCGATGAGATCCGCTCCTTCGACCCCAAGTTCATCGAGAACGTGGACTCCGAGGTCTTCGACCACATCTCCGAGGCCCTGGGCTGCCGCAAGACGGATATCTCGGGCTTCTACCCCCTCAAGCAGGGGCTGACGAACCTGTCGTGCCACTTCACCGTGGACGGCAACGAGTACGTCTACCGCCATCCCGGCGTCGGCACCGAGGAGATCGTCGACCGTCACGCCGAGGCAGCGGGCCTGCGCCTGGCCCGCGACCTCGGTCTGGACACGACCTTCGTGGCCGACGACGACGTCAGGGGCTGGAAGATCGCCCGGTTCGTGCCCGGGGCCCGCAATCTCGACATCTCCAACGCCGACGAGCTCCGGCAGGCCATGCGCATGGCGCGCAGCCTGCACACCTCCGGCAAGGCGCTCGAGCGGGACTTCGACTACATCCAGGAGGCCCTGCGCTACGAGCAGCTGGTTGAGCGCCACCACCCCATCGACGTCCCCGACTACGTCGAGCTGCGGGCCAAGGTGATGCGTCTCAAGGTCGCCGCCGACGCCGACGGCTTCGAGCGGGTGCCCAGCCACAACGACTTCTTCCCACCGAACTTCCTGGTGGCCGCCGACGGCCATATCGACCTCATCGACTGGGAGTACGCCGGCATGTCCGACGTCGCCAGCGACTTCGGCACCCTGGTGGTGTGCACGCAGATGAGCGTCGCACGCGCTGACGAGGCGATCGTCGGCTACTTCGACCGCGCCCCCACCGCCGGCGAGCGCCGCCACTTCTGGTCCTACGTGGTCTTCGCCGGCTGGTGCTGGTACGTGTGGGCCCTGGCCAAGGAGGCCGAGGGCGACGACGCCGGCGAGGCCATCTTCACCTACTACCGCCACGTCACCGACTACGTCGACGCCCTGCTGTCCTGGTACGAGGACGGCGAGGAGGCGGTCCCGGAGGTCTTCGCCGACATCTGA
- a CDS encoding glycosyltransferase family 2 protein — MLDIMLPFWGEPRYLYETVEAVLSQTDERWHLTVVDDCYPDAGVPEYFERLDHPRVTYIRNEKNLGITENYERCIEMTSADLVMLLGCDDIMQPDYVARVLTLHEKFPQADIFQPGVQPIDSRGRPVSTLTDSIKRMVMPRTRQPLLLSGEELAASLLKADWLYWPSLTFRREALVSTPFRPGFPIIQDLALVIDIIAAGGCLLLDPHVCFSYRRHEESASSTSLFDGRRFAGERTYFSLAARIMRRNGWHRAARAARRHTISRAHALSLLPTALRRQDSTAVRTLATHVLAR, encoded by the coding sequence ATGCTCGACATCATGCTCCCCTTCTGGGGCGAGCCCCGGTACCTTTACGAGACGGTCGAGGCCGTCCTGAGCCAGACCGATGAGCGGTGGCACCTGACGGTCGTCGACGACTGCTACCCGGACGCCGGCGTCCCGGAGTACTTCGAGCGTCTGGACCACCCCCGGGTCACATACATCCGCAACGAGAAGAACCTCGGGATCACCGAGAACTACGAGCGCTGCATCGAGATGACCTCTGCCGATCTGGTGATGCTTCTGGGCTGCGATGACATCATGCAACCCGACTATGTGGCACGGGTACTGACCCTTCACGAGAAGTTCCCGCAGGCGGACATCTTTCAGCCGGGGGTTCAGCCCATCGACTCCCGGGGACGTCCCGTAAGTACCCTAACCGACTCCATCAAGCGCATGGTCATGCCGCGCACCCGTCAGCCCCTCCTACTCAGTGGCGAGGAGCTGGCAGCCTCCCTGCTCAAGGCCGACTGGCTCTACTGGCCCTCGCTGACCTTCCGCCGCGAGGCACTCGTCTCCACACCCTTCCGCCCCGGCTTCCCGATCATCCAGGACCTGGCCCTGGTCATCGACATCATTGCGGCAGGCGGCTGCCTCCTGCTCGATCCGCATGTGTGCTTCTCCTACCGGCGCCATGAGGAGTCGGCCTCCTCGACATCGCTGTTCGATGGGCGCCGCTTCGCCGGCGAGCGCACCTACTTCTCCCTGGCCGCCCGCATCATGCGGCGCAACGGCTGGCACCGGGCCGCGCGCGCAGCCAGGCGGCACACGATCTCACGGGCCCATGCCCTGTCCCTGCTGCCGACGGCGCTGCGCCGCCAGGACTCGACAGCGGTGCGCACCTTGGCCACCCACGTCCTGGCACGCTGA
- a CDS encoding acyltransferase family protein → MSVTRSAGLFSPRDLGSRDNALNLLRLVLAFLVFYSHADILAGTGDGFEVAGQHLGSWGVVGFFAISGFLITGSRMRADAGPYLINRVTRIFPGFLFSLVFVAFVMAPVAHLIEKGTLDGFFGAAPTPGSYIYSNVLLHISTYNIGTTLATVPYPGAWNGSLWSLYYEFWCYIIIGVFLSWRFTRSHVWPTAALFLVSVAMHAGIHRISPYVDGNSEFALLIFMLPYFLGGALMYQLRERIPMKPWIALIATAGAVALILMLPSFGAQLASPLIAYVILWLGAVLPSPEIIKVHDISYGVYIYHFPVLQLLILLGMHRHGLPLLLLVAGVVTVVLSIASWLGIERAAMRWSRGRRPWGDLRQEAR, encoded by the coding sequence ATGTCAGTGACCCGCTCTGCCGGTTTGTTCTCTCCCCGTGACCTCGGCTCCCGCGACAACGCCCTCAACCTGCTCCGGCTGGTGCTGGCCTTCCTGGTCTTCTATTCCCATGCGGACATCCTCGCCGGAACTGGGGACGGATTCGAGGTGGCCGGGCAGCACCTCGGCAGCTGGGGCGTCGTCGGCTTCTTCGCCATCTCCGGCTTCCTCATCACCGGATCACGCATGCGCGCCGATGCCGGCCCCTACCTCATCAACCGGGTCACTCGTATCTTCCCCGGCTTCCTGTTCTCCCTCGTCTTCGTCGCCTTCGTCATGGCACCGGTGGCGCACCTCATCGAGAAGGGCACTCTCGACGGCTTCTTCGGAGCGGCGCCCACGCCCGGGAGCTACATCTACTCCAACGTCCTGCTGCACATCTCCACCTACAACATCGGCACCACGTTGGCCACCGTGCCCTACCCCGGAGCCTGGAACGGCTCCCTGTGGAGCCTCTACTACGAGTTCTGGTGCTACATCATCATCGGCGTCTTCCTGTCCTGGAGGTTCACCCGCTCCCACGTGTGGCCCACGGCAGCACTGTTCCTGGTCAGTGTCGCCATGCACGCAGGCATCCACCGGATCAGCCCCTATGTGGACGGCAACAGCGAGTTCGCCCTACTGATCTTCATGCTGCCCTACTTCCTGGGCGGGGCGCTCATGTACCAGCTGCGCGAGCGGATCCCCATGAAGCCGTGGATTGCGCTCATCGCGACGGCCGGAGCCGTGGCACTCATCCTCATGCTGCCGAGCTTCGGCGCCCAGCTGGCCTCCCCGCTCATCGCCTACGTCATCCTGTGGCTCGGCGCGGTCCTGCCCTCACCGGAGATCATCAAGGTCCACGATATCTCCTACGGCGTCTACATCTACCACTTCCCGGTCCTCCAGCTCCTCATCCTGCTGGGGATGCACCGTCACGGCCTGCCGCTCCTGCTGCTGGTGGCCGGCGTCGTCACCGTCGTCCTGTCCATCGCCAGCTGGCTCGGCATCGAGCGCGCCGCCATGCGTTGGTCTCGGGGACGCCGGCCCTGGGGAGACCTGCGTCAGGAGGCCCGCTGA
- a CDS encoding lipopolysaccharide biosynthesis protein produces MPRTEENKASQISRDYFWNTAASVMMSLATVVLLVVVTRTAGLAAAGVFGLAYKVGQQFQPLGMYEIRPYQVTDLQHRFGFGTYLATRIVTVGLMVLGIVGYALVFGKSPHHMLLIVLIASLRLFDAFEDVYVCEFQRVGRLDIGGQSWFWRSLVTTLAFCGMLVATGNLLVSTVVTLVISLLVTVVLYVPRARGLFPQRPVWEMRLIKELLVICLPLCLASFISMYLANVPTFAIDRYLDSTQQGYFQILFMPAMVINLLSLMVFRPLLTSMASLWVGANLPGFNRLIRRGLLVTAGAFVMVGTVTFLAGAPILGLVFGKDVSMFRAELMVLVLGGAMNAASVVLYYALTTMRLQKLVFAGYLVTAAAMTMLCAFLVPSYALLGVSIAYACGMTVLVLLFALFQQRAVAARSGEGHS; encoded by the coding sequence ATGCCTCGAACGGAGGAGAACAAGGCCTCGCAGATCAGTCGCGACTACTTCTGGAATACCGCCGCCTCCGTCATGATGTCGTTGGCGACGGTGGTGCTTCTGGTGGTCGTCACCCGCACGGCCGGTCTTGCGGCGGCCGGGGTCTTCGGACTGGCTTATAAGGTCGGTCAGCAGTTCCAGCCTCTGGGGATGTACGAGATCAGGCCCTACCAGGTCACCGACCTGCAGCACCGCTTCGGCTTCGGCACCTACCTGGCCACCAGGATCGTCACGGTGGGTCTCATGGTCCTGGGCATCGTCGGCTACGCACTCGTCTTCGGCAAGAGCCCTCACCACATGCTGCTCATCGTTCTCATCGCCTCTTTGCGTCTCTTCGACGCCTTCGAGGACGTCTACGTCTGCGAGTTCCAACGGGTCGGCCGCCTCGACATCGGGGGGCAGTCCTGGTTCTGGCGCTCCCTGGTGACCACCCTGGCCTTCTGCGGGATGCTCGTGGCCACCGGCAACCTGCTGGTCTCGACGGTGGTCACGCTGGTCATCTCCCTTCTCGTCACCGTGGTTCTCTACGTGCCTCGGGCCCGCGGCCTCTTCCCGCAACGGCCGGTGTGGGAGATGCGGCTCATCAAGGAGCTGCTGGTCATCTGCCTGCCCCTGTGTCTGGCCTCCTTCATCTCCATGTACCTCGCCAACGTCCCCACCTTCGCGATCGACCGCTACCTCGACTCCACCCAACAGGGCTACTTCCAGATCCTGTTCATGCCGGCCATGGTCATTAACCTGCTCTCCCTCATGGTCTTCCGGCCCCTGCTCACCTCCATGGCGAGCCTGTGGGTAGGCGCCAATCTGCCCGGCTTCAACCGGCTCATCCGACGCGGCCTGCTGGTGACTGCAGGGGCCTTCGTCATGGTCGGCACGGTCACCTTCCTGGCAGGTGCCCCCATCCTCGGGCTTGTCTTCGGTAAGGACGTCTCGATGTTCCGCGCCGAGCTCATGGTGCTGGTGCTCGGTGGGGCCATGAATGCCGCCAGCGTCGTCCTCTACTACGCGCTGACCACGATGCGGCTCCAGAAGCTCGTGTTCGCCGGCTACCTCGTCACCGCTGCCGCGATGACCATGCTGTGCGCCTTCCTGGTTCCCTCATACGCCCTCCTGGGCGTGTCCATCGCCTACGCCTGCGGGATGACCGTCCTGGTTCTTCTCTTCGCCCTGTTCCAGCAGCGAGCCGTTGCGGCCCGTAGCGGTGAAGGACACTCCTGA
- a CDS encoding LicD family protein, translating to MLDDPELLKRIHALLLKMLKDFDEACRRLDIPYSVYGGTMIGAIRHQGFIPWDDDVDVLMTRADYERFLAEAPSVLPLGYQIDNTRTRPEYPFMFTKLGLEGTLLVPEFGKDSAYRMPISLDILPVDNVPDDARAFRRMSRRTWLWGRLLYLRGTPTPYLIGITGAKRMAIHTITSAIHVGLRLMRATPRSLQGRWEKAARTYEHATTRRMADFSMRDPENWAVTVDDLYPPLELPFENITVKVARNYDAMMRRSYGDYMELPPLEQRRNHKPCEIDFGPYSDDAETALENAAEPGAESATGSAETKTD from the coding sequence ATGTTGGACGACCCGGAGCTGCTTAAGCGCATCCACGCCCTGCTCCTGAAGATGCTCAAGGACTTCGACGAGGCATGCCGCCGCCTCGACATCCCCTACTCCGTCTACGGCGGCACCATGATCGGTGCCATCCGTCACCAGGGCTTCATCCCCTGGGACGACGACGTCGACGTGCTCATGACGCGAGCCGACTACGAGCGTTTCCTCGCCGAAGCACCCTCGGTCCTGCCGCTCGGCTACCAGATCGACAACACCCGCACCCGCCCCGAGTACCCCTTCATGTTCACCAAGCTCGGTCTGGAGGGCACCCTCCTGGTCCCCGAGTTCGGCAAGGACTCGGCCTACCGCATGCCGATCTCTCTGGACATCCTGCCCGTCGACAACGTGCCCGACGACGCCCGCGCCTTCCGCAGGATGAGCCGTAGGACCTGGCTGTGGGGCCGTCTCCTCTACCTCCGAGGCACCCCCACCCCCTACCTCATCGGCATCACCGGGGCCAAGCGCATGGCCATCCACACGATCACCTCCGCGATCCACGTGGGTCTGCGCCTCATGCGGGCCACTCCGCGCTCCCTCCAGGGGCGATGGGAGAAGGCCGCCCGCACCTACGAGCACGCCACCACCAGGCGGATGGCCGACTTCTCCATGCGGGACCCGGAGAACTGGGCCGTCACCGTGGACGATCTCTACCCGCCCCTCGAGCTCCCCTTCGAGAACATCACCGTCAAGGTCGCCCGCAACTACGACGCCATGATGCGCCGCTCCTACGGTGACTACATGGAGCTGCCGCCCCTGGAGCAGCGCCGCAACCACAAACCCTGCGAGATCGACTTCGGGCCCTATTCCGACGACGCTGAGACGGCTCTTGAGAACGCAGCTGAGCCGGGTGCGGAATCGGCCACCGGTTCTGCCGAAACCAAGACGGACTGA